In the Candidatus Paceibacterota bacterium genome, one interval contains:
- a CDS encoding M23 family metallopeptidase, whose amino-acid sequence MGRPLMLMGLMVAGAVQAQPFHLPTANHALFVKGGEERYFVGTVGKPWTSGTFGCVRTGGWQMHEGLDIRCTQRDRRGEPTDPVLAVADGTVAYISTRPSLSTYGNYLILRHQVEGLEVYSLYAHLGSISRDLRIGQAVRDGQALGVMGRTANTRETISKERAHLHFELNLFVNDRFSSWYKKTFPTQRNDHGNWNGQNLLAFDPREVFLRGREQGAKFSLLSFLRHQTELCRVLVRKPEFPWLKRYAPLVRPNPRAAREGAIGYEVALNFNGVAFELIPRAASEVKGKAQFQLLSVNEAEYRKNPARRLVVQRGGRWELANQGLNLLGLLTY is encoded by the coding sequence ATGGGTAGACCGTTGATGCTGATGGGATTGATGGTCGCTGGTGCCGTTCAGGCTCAGCCGTTTCATCTTCCCACCGCCAATCATGCGTTGTTTGTCAAGGGCGGCGAGGAGCGGTATTTCGTTGGCACGGTTGGCAAGCCGTGGACCAGCGGCACGTTTGGCTGTGTACGAACCGGCGGGTGGCAAATGCACGAGGGACTGGACATCCGGTGCACACAGCGCGACCGGCGCGGTGAGCCGACGGATCCGGTACTGGCTGTTGCCGACGGCACGGTCGCCTACATCAGCACTCGCCCCTCCCTGTCAACCTATGGCAACTACCTGATTCTCCGTCATCAGGTCGAAGGCTTGGAGGTTTACTCCCTCTACGCTCACCTTGGTTCGATCAGCCGTGACTTGAGGATCGGTCAGGCTGTTCGGGACGGCCAGGCTCTCGGGGTCATGGGCCGCACGGCCAACACGCGGGAGACCATCTCCAAAGAGCGCGCTCACTTGCACTTTGAGCTGAACCTGTTCGTCAACGATCGGTTCTCAAGCTGGTACAAGAAGACCTTCCCCACCCAGCGCAACGATCATGGCAACTGGAATGGTCAGAATTTGCTCGCGTTTGACCCAAGGGAAGTGTTCCTGCGGGGGCGCGAACAGGGCGCCAAATTCAGCTTGCTTAGCTTCCTTCGGCATCAAACCGAGCTATGCCGCGTACTGGTGCGCAAGCCTGAGTTCCCCTGGCTCAAACGGTATGCCCCCTTGGTTCGCCCCAACCCCCGCGCAGCAAGGGAAGGCGCCATCGGGTATGAAGTCGCGCTCAACTTCAACGGCGTCGCGTTTGAACTCATTCCTCGCGCCGCGTCGGAGGTCAAGGGAAAGGCCCAATTCCAGCTTCTGTCAGTCAATGAGGCTGAATACCGTAAGAACCCTGCCCGCCGTCTCGTGGTGCAAAGAGGTGGCCGCTGGGAACTTGCCAACCAAGGCCTGAATTTGCTGGGTTTGCTGACGTACTAG